In Aspergillus nidulans FGSC A4 chromosome II, a single window of DNA contains:
- a CDS encoding HpcH/HpaI aldolase/citrate lyase family protein (transcript_id=CADANIAT00005167), with translation MAARNTLRRALLYIPGSSQRFITKSRSLTADCVAYDLEDSVTPHKKAEARSLVRRALDEPAPPSIRERAVRINSVDSGLALADLTEVLKSPNLSTIVIPKVNSASDLTFVNDVITHTLAQQEAQGLPVTKSPISLLALVESAKSLTNLTSITSATPLLQGLIFAAEDFALDLSLTRTPSLTEFLFARSAIATAARAANLPSTIDLVCTTYKSNSGDGKPPAQLEEECRGGRGLGFNGKQCIHPSQVETVQRIYGPDEEEVNWAIRVVVADEKAARQGRGAWTLDGKMIDVPVAEKAKAIVRKAEDCGVDVGALRAKWSGQEPE, from the exons ATGGCAGCCAGAAACACCCTCCGCCGCGCTCTCCTCTACA TCCCCGGCTCATCGCAGCGCTTTATCACCAAATCGCGCTCTCTTACGGCTGATTGCGTCGCCTACGACCTCGAAGACAGCGTCACCCCGCACAAGAAAGCCGAAGCGCGGTCGCTGGTGCGGAGAGCCCTGGATGAGCCCGCACCCCCCAGTATCCGCGAGCGCGCAGTGCGCATTAACTCGGTCGACAGTGGACTGGCACTGGCGGATCTGACGGAAGTT CTCAAGTCTCCAAATCTCTCCACAATTGTGATCCCGAAAGTTAACTCCGCGTCGGACCTGACCTTCGTCAACGATGTAATAACACATACACTAGCCCAGCAAGAAGCGCAGGGTCTGCCTGTAACGAAATCACCCATCTCGCTCTTGGCACTGGTTGAGTCCGCGAAATCCCTCACCAATCTAACGAGCATCACATCCGCCACACCTCTCTTGCAAGGCCTGATCTTCGCAGCCGAAGACTTCGCGCTGGACCTATCTCTCACGCGCACTCCCTCACTCACAGAATTCCTCTTTGCCCGCTCCGCAATCGCCACCGCCGCGCGCGCCGCCAACCTCCCTTCAACGATCGATCTCGTCTGCACGACCTATAAGTCCAACAGTGGTGATGGTAAGCCGCCAGctcagctggaagaggaatgCCGTGGCGGTCGGGGGCTAGGGTTTAATGGGAAACAGTGCATTCATCCGTCGCAGGTTGAGACTGTGCAGCGGATATATGGgcctgatgaggaggaagttaACTGGGCGATTAGGGTTGTGGTTGCGGATGAGAAGGCTGCGAGGCAGGGCAGGGGTGCCTGGACGCTTGATGGGAAGATGATTGATGTGCCGGTTGCGGAGAAAGCGAAAGCGATTGTTAGAAAGGCGGAGGATTGCGGGGTTGATGTCGGTGCCTTGAGGGCCAAGTGGAGCGGACAGGAACCTGAATAA
- a CDS encoding DUF846 domain-containing protein (transcript_id=CADANIAT00005168) — protein MEQQPLNSQPQQGDLNWRLSAHPITLLTFLGFRLGALLMYLFGVLFINNFILVFILTLLLLSADFYYLKNIAGRRLVGLRWWNEVNTTTGDSHWVFESADPNTRTIAATDKRFFWLSLYVAPALWIGLGILAIVRLNSVIWLSLIGTYTFSTQTQIRIRGGWKGADLFRVAIALVLTITNTTAFSRCDRFSQASTYANIIRVNVYWLFTPYGEDNHERLLNLPVVLSLTESPITFKPPVFCADEI, from the exons ATGGAGCAACAACCTCTCAACTCGCAACCTCAACAAGGAGACTTGAATTGGCGACTCAGCGCCCACCCAATCACCCTCCTCACTTTCCTCGGCTTCCGCCTGGGAGCATTGCTGATGTATCTCTTCGGCGTGCTTTTTATAAACAACTT CATCCTTGTCTTCATCctgaccctcctcctcctcagcgcaGACTTCTACTACCTCAAGAACATCGCTGGTCGACGCCTCGTCGGCCTCCGCTGGTGGAACGAAGTCAACACCACCACCGGTGACTCGCACTGGGTGTTTGAATCCGCAGACCCGAACACACGCACCATCGCGGCAACGGATAAgcgcttcttctggctgagTCTCTACGTTGCGCCGGCGCTGTGGATTGGCTTGGGCATATTGGCCATCGTCAGGCTGAATAGTGTGATTTGGTTGAGTCTGATTGGTACGTATACCTTTTCTACGCAAACACAGATCCGGATTCGCGGTGGTTGGAAGGGTGCTGATTTGTTCCGTGTAGCGATTGCGCTGGTTCTGACGATCACGAATACGACTGCATTCTCCCGCTGTGACCGCTTTAGCCAGGCGTCGACATATGCGAATA TTATTCGAGTCAATGTGTATTGGTTGTTTACTCCCTACGGCGAAGATAATCATGAACGGTTGCTGAATCTACCTGTAGTGTTATCTCTCACGGAGTCTCCTATCACTTTCAAACCTCCCGTATTCTGCGCAGACGAGATTTAA
- a CDS encoding phosphotransferase family protein (transcript_id=CADANIAT00005169): MAGPVRQGIDIPSLERYINNNVPHISTPIEVKQFGFGQSNPTYLLTPQSEGRRYVLRKKPPGQLLSKTAHQVEREYRILHALRDTNVPIPRVYVLCEDESVIGTAFYIMEFLDGRVFTDPLMPGVSARERGAMWRSAITTLMNLHTLSYSALGLENLGKNSGFYRRQVRTFTSLSRHQATTTDVETGVPIGPLSHLEEMASFFAEPANQPKDRTTIVHGDYKIDNLIFHKTEPRVIGVLDWEMATLGHPLSDVVSLVAPFLPHTWGVDNTPSSLSPPIPESNLEASGLPSLEDCLLLYRQSGYDVRSDLAWGRAFAGFRGAVIMQGIAARYARRQASSASAREFGAMAWPTAEGVWKLVCELKAKGTIIGRLIYKPRSVPGS; encoded by the exons ATGGCAGGTCCTGTTCGCCAAGGAATTGACATCCCTTCTCTAGAAAGGTATATCAATAACAATGTCCCGCATATATCAACACCTATAGAGGTGAAACAG TTCGGTTTCGGCCAGTCCAATCCGACCTACCTCCTGACCCCTCAGAGCGAAGGCCGTCGCTACGTCCTCCGCAAGAAACCCCCCGGGCAGCTCCTCTCCAAGACAGCACATCAGGTCGAGCGCGAGTACCGCATTCTCCATGCGCTGAGGGATACAAATGTCCCGATTCCCAGGGTATACGTCTTATGCGAAGACGAGAGTGTTATTGGGACCGCATTCTACATCATGGAATTCCTGGATGGCCGGGTTTTTACGGACCCGTTGATGCCGGGGGTTTCTGCCCGTGAGAGAGGCGCGAT GTGGCGCTCCGCAATCACCACGCTCATGAATCTACATACCCTCTCTTACAGCGCCCTTGGCCTGGAGAACCTGGGCAAGAACTCGGGCTTCTACCGGCGGCAAGTCAGAACATTTACTTCGTTGAGCAGACACCAAGCTACGACGACAGACGTCGAGACCGGCGTCCCCATCGGCCCTCTCTCCCACCTAGAAGAGATGGCCTCCTTTTTTGCAGAACCAGCAAACCAGCCAAAGGACAGGACGACCATCGTCCATGGCGACTACAAGATTGACAACCTTATCTTCCACAAGACGGAACCCCGCGTTATCGGTGTCTTAGACTGGGAGATGGCGACGCTAGGCCATCCCCTTTCGGATGTTGTCAGTCTCGTCGCACCTTTTCTTCCGCATACCTGGGGTGTCGACAATACTCCTTCGAGTCTTAGTCCTCCCATACCCGAATCTAACCTGGAAGCGAGCGGCTTGCCCAGTCTAGAGGATTGCCTACTACTCTATCGGCAGTCTGGCTATGATGTGCGGAGCGACTTAGCCTGGGGACGAGCGTTCGCGGGCTTCCGTGGCGCCGTTATCATGCAGGGTATTGCGGCGAGGTATGCCCGGAGGCAGGCGAGTAGTGCCTCAGCGAGGGAGTTCGGGGCTATGGCGTGGCCGACGGCGGAAGGGGTCTGGAAGTTGGTTTGCGAATTGAAGGCGAAGG GGACAATAATAGGCCGGCTCATATACAAGCCACGGTCCGTTCCAGGATCTTAA